A region of Streptomyces deccanensis DNA encodes the following proteins:
- a CDS encoding ABC transporter permease encodes MFFTYLRRELRRRRKAALVVASGLALGIALVIVVSSVSSGMEKAQAKVLESLYGLGTDMTVTKAAAAPGEGGGERPRFEFDAQDDDSDEQQSSDLVRVQGFQTLASSTVTEVAEQQGVAEAVGGLSLQVIKVDGQFRQGQFQQDEGAGSPQGGPGGGQNGGTGQPQGRVEGGGAEFDVDNYSVYGTDVTEPALGPLTSSKITSGRTFKASETNAKVVVADASYAKEKELKVGGSVTINGVAYEVIGIATPDSGDAAANLYMPLKQAQTLSDSKDKVTTIYVRASDSQRIDSVKAAIQKNISGTTVTTSADLADTVSGSLSTASDLASSVGRWLSIAVLLAAFLVAGLLTSSAVSRRVREFGTLKALGWKSGRVTRQVVGEAVVNGLVGGALGIALGLGGAYVVTAISPTLQAEIGATGGGFGGGPGGGGPGGFAGGGGPGGGRQAAANALEVALTAPVSVTTIGVAVGLAVAGGLTAGAFGGWRASRLRPADALRRVE; translated from the coding sequence ATGTTCTTCACCTACCTGAGGCGCGAACTGCGCCGCCGCAGAAAGGCGGCGCTCGTCGTCGCCTCCGGCCTCGCCCTGGGCATCGCGCTGGTGATCGTGGTCAGCTCCGTGTCCTCGGGCATGGAGAAGGCCCAGGCCAAGGTGCTCGAATCCCTGTACGGCCTGGGCACGGACATGACCGTCACCAAGGCCGCGGCCGCACCCGGCGAGGGCGGCGGCGAACGCCCCCGGTTCGAGTTCGACGCCCAGGACGACGACTCCGACGAGCAGCAGAGCAGCGACCTCGTCCGGGTCCAGGGCTTCCAGACCCTCGCGAGCTCGACCGTCACCGAGGTCGCTGAGCAGCAGGGCGTCGCGGAGGCCGTCGGCGGTCTCAGCCTCCAGGTCATCAAGGTGGACGGGCAGTTCCGGCAGGGGCAGTTCCAGCAGGACGAGGGGGCCGGGAGCCCGCAGGGCGGACCCGGCGGCGGTCAGAACGGTGGCACCGGGCAGCCGCAGGGGCGGGTCGAGGGCGGCGGCGCCGAGTTCGACGTCGACAACTACTCCGTCTACGGCACCGACGTCACCGAGCCCGCGCTGGGCCCGCTGACCTCCTCGAAGATCACCAGCGGCCGTACGTTCAAGGCGTCCGAGACGAACGCCAAGGTGGTCGTCGCGGACGCGTCGTACGCCAAGGAGAAGGAGCTGAAGGTCGGCGGCAGCGTCACGATCAACGGCGTCGCGTACGAGGTCATCGGGATCGCGACGCCCGACAGCGGGGACGCGGCGGCCAACCTCTACATGCCGCTGAAGCAGGCGCAGACGCTCAGCGACTCCAAGGACAAGGTCACCACGATCTATGTCAGGGCGAGCGACTCGCAGCGGATCGACAGCGTCAAGGCGGCCATCCAGAAGAACATCTCCGGGACGACCGTCACCACCTCCGCCGATCTCGCCGACACGGTCTCCGGATCGCTGTCCACCGCGTCCGACCTCGCCTCCAGCGTCGGCAGATGGCTGTCGATCGCCGTGCTCCTGGCCGCGTTCCTGGTGGCCGGGCTGCTCACCTCGTCGGCCGTGTCCCGGCGGGTGCGGGAGTTCGGCACGCTCAAGGCGCTCGGGTGGAAGTCGGGGCGGGTGACCCGGCAGGTCGTCGGCGAGGCCGTCGTCAACGGACTCGTGGGCGGTGCGCTCGGGATCGCGCTGGGGCTCGGCGGGGCCTACGTGGTGACGGCGATCAGCCCGACGCTCCAGGCGGAGATCGGCGCGACCGGCGGTGGGTTCGGTGGTGGACCCGGCGGTGGCGGTCCCGGTGGCTTCGCCGGCGGTGGCGGTCCCGGTGGGGGACGCCAGGCCGCCGCGAACGCGCTGGAGGTGGCGCTCACGGCACCCGTCAGCGTCACCACGATCGGCGTGGCGGTGGGCCTCGCCGTCGCGGGCGGGCTGACCGCGGGGGCGTTCGGCGGCTGGCGCGCCTCCCGGCTGCGGCCGGCGGACGCGTTGCGGCGCGTGGAGTAG